A window of the Arachis duranensis cultivar V14167 chromosome 5, aradu.V14167.gnm2.J7QH, whole genome shotgun sequence genome harbors these coding sequences:
- the LOC107490734 gene encoding zinc finger BED domain-containing protein DAYSLEEPER-like: MVQPMKAKFDKYWSDYSIILSLGVIIDPRIKFHVLEYCLNKVDPCTANEKLTTIKKKLYLLFEAYSETLSHNASSNASGGQIRIPTSREDDSLSFDVPDELRNINFQTNASQRKSSLDIYLEESTLDMNSKIDVLQYWRSQVHRFSDLASMACDVLSIPITTVASESAFSIGAHVLNKYRNSILDKNVQALICARNWIHGFEDDDAEFECQNESDKEHYKDKVDSINMMPGVD; the protein is encoded by the exons ATGGTGCAACCAATGAAAGCTAAATTTGATAAGTATTGGAGCGATTATTCCATAATTCTCTCTCTAGGAGTTATTATCGATCCTCGAATAAAATTTCATGTTTTGGAATATTGTTTGAATAAAGTGGATCCATGTACTGCTAATGAGAAATTGACCACCATCAAGAAAAAGCTGTATTTGTTGTTTGAAGCATATTCAGAAACTTTGTCACATAATGCCTCTTCTAATGCTTCTGGTGGTCAAATAAGAATTCCTACTTCTAGAGAAGATGATTCACTTTCATTTGATGTGCCTGAT GAGttgagaaatataaattttcaaacTAATGCTTCACAAAGAAAGTCTTCTTTAGATATCTATTTGGAAGAGTCAACTCTTGATATGAACTCTAAAATAGATGTCTTGCAATATTGGAGGTCTCAAGTCCATCGCTTTTCTGATTTAGCTTCCATGGCTTGTGATGTGCTTAGTATTCCAATAACTACAGTAGCTTCAGAATCGGCCTTTTCCATTGGTGCACATGTCCTAAATAAGTATAGAAATTCTATTTTGGATAAGAATGTGCAAGCTCTTATTTGTGCTCGTAATTGGATACATGGATTTGAAGATGATG ATGCTGAATTTGAGTGTCAAAATGAAAGTGACAAAGAACATTATAAAGATAAAGTGGATTCAATTAATATGATGCCTG GTGTTGACTAA